The following coding sequences lie in one Yoonia sp. G8-12 genomic window:
- a CDS encoding L,D-transpeptidase family protein has translation MSAVFLPQNRLRAVLPTIFAVFIFLFSAPQAQAQVTEFRQAVAEAASNDPDLISFYRERGFDGIWSTRNDRNRRNALLAAFNGAADHGLPSARYDAAGLIAQLEAASSPQQQGRLEVELSRQFLDYARDIQTGLLTPSRVDSAIFREVPMRSRLSTLRAFAQSNPAAFLRALPPSAPEYTRLMSEKMRMERLLADGGWGPTVPGQKYERGDSGAGVVALRNRLIAMGYLERSTTQVYDDAIFGAITRFQDAHGLAIDGTAGPGTLAEINTQPEERLQSIIVAMERERWINRPRGERYIWVNITDFTAKIFDNGVETFSTRSVVGARDRDRVTPEFSDVMEFMVINPSWYVPRSIITKEYLPQLRANPNAVRNLVITDRNGRVVDRNSADFSGYTAANFPYSMREPPSQGNALGLVKFMFPNRHNIYLHDTPSKSLFGREVRAYSHGCVRLADPFDFAYALLAKQVGNPEEVFQAHLRAGRERRVDLEAPVPVHLVYRTAFVPADGRVQFRRDVYGRDGRIWNALAREGVALRAVRG, from the coding sequence ATGTCCGCTGTCTTTTTGCCCCAGAACCGTTTGCGCGCTGTGTTGCCGACGATTTTTGCTGTCTTCATTTTCCTCTTCTCTGCGCCGCAAGCGCAGGCACAGGTCACCGAATTCCGGCAAGCCGTGGCCGAGGCCGCATCAAACGATCCCGATCTGATCAGCTTTTACCGCGAGCGTGGCTTTGACGGGATTTGGAGCACACGCAATGACCGCAATCGCCGCAACGCTTTGCTGGCGGCCTTTAACGGGGCGGCGGATCATGGTCTGCCAAGTGCCCGCTACGATGCGGCGGGCCTGATCGCCCAGCTTGAGGCCGCGTCCAGCCCGCAGCAGCAGGGCCGCCTTGAGGTCGAGCTGTCGCGGCAGTTTCTTGATTATGCGCGCGATATCCAGACGGGTTTGCTGACCCCGTCGCGCGTTGATTCCGCGATTTTCCGCGAGGTGCCGATGCGTTCGCGCCTCAGCACGCTGCGCGCCTTTGCCCAATCCAACCCTGCCGCATTCCTGCGCGCACTGCCCCCGAGCGCGCCGGAATATACGCGTCTGATGTCCGAAAAAATGCGGATGGAACGCCTGTTGGCCGATGGCGGGTGGGGTCCGACGGTTCCGGGCCAAAAATACGAGCGCGGCGATAGCGGTGCGGGTGTTGTGGCGTTGCGCAACCGTCTGATCGCGATGGGCTATCTTGAGCGCAGCACGACACAAGTCTATGATGACGCGATATTCGGCGCGATTACCCGTTTTCAGGATGCCCACGGTCTTGCCATTGATGGCACGGCGGGTCCGGGCACATTGGCCGAGATCAACACACAGCCAGAAGAGCGTTTGCAATCCATCATCGTCGCGATGGAGCGCGAGCGCTGGATCAACCGCCCGCGTGGTGAACGTTATATCTGGGTGAATATCACCGATTTCACCGCCAAAATCTTCGATAATGGCGTCGAAACCTTCTCGACCCGTTCGGTTGTCGGTGCGCGCGACCGCGACCGCGTGACGCCCGAGTTTTCGGATGTGATGGAGTTCATGGTCATCAATCCAAGCTGGTATGTTCCGCGTTCCATCATCACCAAAGAATATCTGCCGCAGCTGCGGGCGAACCCCAACGCTGTTCGCAACCTTGTGATTACAGACCGCAATGGCCGTGTGGTGGACCGCAACAGTGCAGATTTTAGCGGCTATACAGCGGCGAATTTCCCGTATTCCATGCGTGAACCCCCCAGTCAGGGCAACGCTTTGGGACTGGTGAAATTCATGTTCCCGAACCGTCACAATATCTATCTGCACGACACCCCCTCCAAGAGCCTCTTTGGACGCGAGGTGCGCGCCTATAGCCACGGATGTGTGCGTCTGGCCGATCCGTTCGACTTTGCCTATGCCTTGCTGGCCAAACAGGTCGGCAACCCCGAAGAGGTGTTTCAGGCCCATCTGCGTGCGGGTCGCGAACGGCGGGTTGATCTTGAGGCACCGGTGCCGGTGCATCTGGTTTACCGGACCGCCTTTGTGCCTGCGGACGGGCGCGTGCAGTTCCGTCGTGATGTTTACGGGCGTGACGGGCGCATCTGGAACGCGCTTGCACGTGAAGGGGTGGCTCTTCGCGCCGTTCGCGGGTAA
- a CDS encoding YcbK family protein, which translates to MKQKNSSGLTRRGLLGAFAATAVAATPTYSNAAGFLRGAGDVRRIAMHSGRTGERLDTIYWIEGEYIAEAVREINMHMRDWRTGEAVQMDLRTIDIMSASLNLMETTEPYLLLSGYRSPQTNQMLRSSSRGVARNSLHMRGQAADLRLTSRTPAQMASAAIACRAGGVGRYNGSNFVHMDCGPIRSWRG; encoded by the coding sequence ATGAAACAAAAGAACTCCTCTGGGTTAACCCGGCGCGGATTATTGGGTGCATTTGCCGCAACAGCAGTTGCAGCGACACCGACCTACTCCAATGCTGCGGGTTTCTTGCGTGGCGCGGGCGATGTCCGCCGCATTGCAATGCATTCCGGCCGAACCGGTGAACGGCTCGATACGATCTACTGGATCGAAGGCGAATACATCGCCGAAGCAGTCCGCGAAATTAACATGCACATGCGCGACTGGCGCACAGGCGAAGCGGTTCAGATGGATTTGCGCACAATCGACATTATGTCGGCATCTCTGAACCTGATGGAAACGACCGAACCATATCTTCTGCTGTCGGGTTACCGGTCCCCCCAAACCAACCAGATGCTCCGCTCAAGCAGCCGCGGCGTTGCTCGCAATTCGTTGCACATGCGCGGCCAGGCGGCGGATTTGCGTCTGACCAGCCGCACACCGGCACAGATGGCAAGTGCAGCAATCGCATGTCGTGCGGGCGGCGTTGGCCGTTACAACGGGTCCAACTTTGTGCACATGGATTGCGGCCCGATCCGCAGCTGGCGCGGTTAA
- a CDS encoding hydrogen peroxide-inducible genes activator, whose protein sequence is MTKMPSIRQMRYLVALSEARHFRKAAEAMGISQPSLSLQIGNLEELLGVRLVERGRGPVTLTPEGREVVTRASRILQEVRGIMDLTASLQTGLTGTIRLGTTPTIGPYLMPFVVERLHAKYPDLRLYIREVAPRDLRGELLAGSLDVILTQLPEGGADLTTQRLFREPLLLAMPDDHALTAKSEVTEADLLDLNVLSLGPDYAMHTQIAALCQQYGGVIARDYEGTSLDAIRQMVGMGMGVALLPRLYAWSEIDSRSSNVIVRPFRRSSVTRSIGLVWRRAASAGMFERLSDVIRDAARANLQTGQSPVILD, encoded by the coding sequence ATGACAAAAATGCCCAGTATCCGCCAAATGCGCTATCTTGTGGCGCTCTCAGAGGCGCGCCATTTCCGCAAAGCCGCCGAGGCGATGGGGATCAGCCAGCCGTCACTCAGCCTGCAAATCGGCAATCTCGAAGAGCTGCTTGGCGTGCGGTTGGTTGAGCGTGGGCGCGGACCGGTCACATTAACCCCCGAAGGACGCGAGGTGGTGACGCGCGCGTCGCGTATTCTGCAAGAGGTGCGCGGTATCATGGATCTGACGGCGTCGCTGCAAACGGGGCTGACCGGCACCATCCGCCTTGGCACCACACCGACGATCGGGCCTTATCTGATGCCGTTTGTGGTGGAACGGCTGCACGCGAAATACCCTGACCTGCGATTATACATTCGCGAAGTGGCCCCGCGTGATCTGCGTGGCGAACTTCTGGCAGGAAGCCTTGATGTAATTTTGACGCAATTGCCCGAAGGTGGTGCCGATCTGACCACGCAGCGACTGTTTCGCGAACCGCTGCTTCTGGCGATGCCGGATGACCACGCCCTGACAGCCAAATCAGAGGTGACCGAGGCCGATCTGTTGGACCTGAATGTTCTCTCACTGGGCCCTGATTATGCGATGCACACCCAGATCGCCGCGCTTTGCCAGCAATATGGTGGCGTGATTGCGCGCGACTATGAGGGCACGAGCCTTGATGCGATCCGCCAGATGGTCGGGATGGGGATGGGGGTGGCACTCCTGCCGCGGCTTTACGCGTGGTCGGAAATTGATAGCCGGTCCAGCAATGTTATCGTGCGCCCGTTCCGGCGCAGTTCGGTGACACGCTCAATCGGTCTGGTGTGGCGACGGGCCGCAAGTGCGGGCATGTTTGAACGGCTGTCGGATGTGATCCGCGACGCAGCACGCGCGAACCTTCAAACCGGTCAATCACCGGTCATTCTGGATTAA